A stretch of the Sulfolobus acidocaldarius SUSAZ genome encodes the following:
- a CDS encoding 4Fe-4S ferredoxin, which translates to MSIIRLNVGLIVSKKAREMLGDELLVSIFNDGEIAYVAEYGDFMEKDLKENGVNALVVVSESENRDIKDFLSNIDELTNIHPLSVEVLDINWLQSREQAKALILAYLSKASLSFLARRVQPLRNKNLTRRSLLRRKLYYYKPYPVLSQEISFEREMKYLSSLCELVVKTPEGPQVSDPDKCTSCGFCSGMSFLGYLEMPNFSTDQVIAFINTLSNYAPKDKPGIVLITCNRITDIPKLREAYIYPLISPCVSSVHDSFLTAILVSGFYPVLYSPDSSCELRDRAKIRAEVAIKRFPGTEIWFPYVEDLNELEDVLRNIVRDSTILTRNEIPQDIVLSRSRRRNLLLWSISQFRSQSKLNEEDEIPGVFKVVVDPDKCVLCGVCVRSCQMLVFDIKNTSNSTTLYHDLSYCIGSQRCVRNCPEGAITLMGSVKIKELGNRSVVSATVGKCKYCGKPLDSIKVKNRVGEILMSSGINDIEDYVDVCNDCKQKNMSKKWVERTLGLSKK; encoded by the coding sequence TTGTCAATAATAAGGCTAAATGTTGGGCTAATAGTGTCTAAGAAGGCTAGAGAAATGCTAGGAGACGAACTTTTAGTTAGTATATTTAATGATGGAGAAATCGCATATGTAGCTGAATATGGTGACTTCATGGAGAAAGACTTGAAAGAGAATGGGGTAAATGCACTAGTGGTAGTTAGTGAGAGCGAAAACAGGGATATTAAGGACTTTTTGAGTAACATAGACGAGTTAACCAATATACACCCTTTGTCAGTGGAAGTGTTAGACATTAACTGGTTACAGTCAAGGGAGCAAGCAAAAGCCCTAATACTAGCTTACCTAAGCAAAGCTTCCCTCTCCTTCCTGGCAAGGAGAGTTCAACCACTACGAAACAAGAACTTAACTAGAAGGTCGCTCTTAAGGAGAAAATTGTATTATTATAAACCTTACCCTGTACTTTCCCAGGAGATATCCTTTGAGAGGGAGATGAAATACCTCTCATCACTTTGTGAATTAGTGGTGAAGACCCCTGAGGGTCCACAAGTTTCTGATCCTGACAAGTGTACTTCCTGTGGATTTTGCTCAGGTATGTCATTTTTAGGTTACCTGGAAATGCCTAACTTCAGTACAGACCAAGTCATTGCATTTATTAACACACTGAGTAATTATGCCCCTAAGGATAAGCCTGGTATAGTCCTGATCACGTGCAACAGGATTACAGATATACCAAAGCTGAGGGAGGCATATATATATCCTCTTATATCTCCCTGTGTCTCATCAGTTCACGACTCTTTTCTAACAGCAATCCTGGTCTCTGGTTTTTACCCCGTACTATACTCCCCTGACAGCTCTTGTGAACTGAGAGATAGGGCAAAAATAAGGGCAGAGGTTGCTATCAAGAGATTCCCCGGAACCGAAATATGGTTCCCTTATGTGGAGGATCTAAATGAATTAGAGGACGTATTGAGAAATATCGTCAGGGATTCCACCATATTGACTAGGAATGAGATACCCCAGGACATAGTTTTATCGAGAAGCAGGAGGAGGAATTTACTATTGTGGTCCATCTCTCAGTTCAGATCACAGTCGAAGCTAAACGAGGAAGACGAGATACCTGGAGTGTTTAAGGTGGTAGTAGATCCTGATAAATGCGTTCTTTGTGGAGTTTGTGTAAGATCTTGTCAAATGTTGGTATTTGACATTAAAAATACCTCCAACAGTACAACACTATATCATGATTTATCATATTGCATAGGTTCGCAGAGGTGTGTCAGAAATTGTCCTGAGGGGGCGATAACACTGATGGGATCAGTTAAAATAAAGGAACTGGGTAACAGATCAGTGGTCTCGGCAACAGTAGGTAAATGCAAATACTGTGGGAAGCCACTAGATTCAATCAAGGTGAAAAACAGAGTAGGTGAGATTTTGATGAGTTCAGGAATAAATGACATTGAAGACTATGTAGACGTGTGTAACGATTGCAAACAGAAGAACATGAGTAAAAAGTGGGTTGAAAGGACATTGGGGTTGAGCAAAAAATGA